The Centroberyx gerrardi isolate f3 chromosome 7, fCenGer3.hap1.cur.20231027, whole genome shotgun sequence genome contains a region encoding:
- the cbx8a gene encoding chromobox protein homolog 8a, protein MELSAVGESVFAAESIIKRRIRRGRWEYLVKWKGWSQKYSTWEPEENILDARLFAAFEERERERELFGPKKRGPKPETFLLKAKVKAKAKTYEFRREAPRGIQVSYPIPEPVITPRAREGLRTVVPTIFPPSAVNRGECVHVRPPEPERRPRPAPPASFTLQESASVPKKRGRKPKQILPYNKDHGNSPAEPDNKRSRLLEEPVPHGLSKMSRRLHQHGETSDHSLMQLTRRFQEETTITPKSSHEQRHMGSAGLSQTSARNPDVRKANQGGHRTNCLTRMSIPRPRPKHLAQKHNCRAEEYSGPREQPAVISRQAEASESSKRPDASWTPSLSNLDNVTVTDVTTNFLTVTIRESSTDKGFFRDKR, encoded by the exons ATGGAGCTCTCGGCTGTTGGTGAGAGCGTCTTCGCAGCCGAGTCCATCATTAAACGCCGTATAAGACGG GGTCGCTGGGAATATCTTGTGAAATGGAAGGGTTGGTCTCAGAA GTACAGCACTTGGGAGCCGGAGGAAAACATTCTGGATGCACGTCTCTTTGCTGCCTTCGAGGAGAG GGAACGCGAAAGGGAGCTGTTTGGGCCGAAAAAGAGGGGACCTAAACCCGAGACATTTCTTTTGAAG gccAAAGTCAAAGCCAAAGCCAAGACATATGAATTCAGAAGAGAAGCTCCAAGGGGGATCCAGGTTTCCTATCCCATCCCGGAGCCTGTCATAACACCGAGGGCCCGGGAGGGCTTACGCACCGTCGTCCCCACTATCTTCCCACCGAGCGCGGTCAACAGAGGGGAATGTGTCCATGTCCGACCTCCAGAGCCAGAGAGGAGGCCCAGACCGGCTCCACCCGCCTCATTCACGCTCCAGGAATCCGCCAGTGTGCCCAAAAAGAGAGGGCGCAAGCCCAAGCAGATTTTACCTTATAATAAAGATCATGGGAACAGCCCGGCAGAGCCTGATAATAAGCGGAGCAGGCTACTGGAGGAGCCGGTGCCACACGGTCTGTCCAAAATGTCCCGACGTTTGCATCAGCACGGAGAGACGTCTGATCACAGCCTCATGCAGCTGACGAGGAGGTTTCAAGAGGAGACCACGATCACGCCCAAGTCGAGCCATGAGCAGAGACATATGGGGAGCGCGGGCCTGTCCCAAACTTCCGCACGCAATCCAGATGTGCGCAAGGCTAATCAGGGGGGGCACAGGACTAATTGCTTGACTAGGATGTCTATTCCTCGGCCCAGGCCGAAGCACTTGGCACAAAAGCACAACTGTCGGGCTGAGGAGTATTCTGGGCCCCGGGAACAACCTGCTGTCATCTCCAGACAGGCTGAGGCCAGTGAGTCATCCAAGCGACCAGACGCGTCCTGGACTCCGAGTCTCAGCAACTTGGATAACGTGACTGTGACAGATGTCACGACGAACTTCTTGACGGTCACCATCAGAGAGAGCAGCACGGACAAAGGCTTTTTCAGAGATAAAAGATGA